One region of Deinococcus koreensis genomic DNA includes:
- the xdhB gene encoding xanthine dehydrogenase molybdopterin binding subunit produces the protein MSLHERPDGAAVGEAIPHESAAGHVTGTALYTDDLGVRLQNLLHAWPVQAPHAHARILRLDPAPAMRVPGVVRVLSAADVPGVNDAGVKGDEPLFPETVRYHGHAVGWVLGESEEAARLGAAAVEVEYGPLPSVITVQEAIAAGAFQGARSTLRRGDVAVGFAGAARVFEGEFEIGGQEHFYLETNAALAHVDEAGQVFIQSSTQHPTETQEITAHVLGVPSSHVTVQCLRMGGGFGGKEMQPHGYAAVAALGAVLTGRPVRLRLNRTQDLTMTGKRHPFHAVWKAGFDEDGLFRALQVTLTSDGGWSLDLSEPVMARALCHIDNAYFIPHVEAHGRIAQTNKTSQTAFRGFGGPQGMLVVEDILGRVAPLLGVEAHELRRRNFYQPGEATPYGQPVRHAERLHDLWAGLLERSGFEARRAEVAAFNRAHPHTRRGLAVTPVKFGISFNFTAYNQAGALVHVYKDGSVLINHGGTEMGQGLHTKMLQVAATALGVPLSSVRLAPTRTDKVPNTSATAASSGADLNGGAVKDACDQIRARLAEVAAGTLGVHPDDVRFAGGRVFPLGHPERGMSFPELVHDAYHRRTQLWAAGYFRTPGLHWDRSAMQGEPFKYFSYGASVSEVEVDGFTGAYRVRRADLMHDVGDSLSPLIDLGQVEGGYLQGVGWLTLEELRWDESQGPQRGRLLTQSASTYKLPSFSELPDEFNVALLERATETGVVYGSKAVGEPPLMLAISVREALRDACASFGPAGRSTLLGSPATPEAVYWALDAARQARGEAVAADD, from the coding sequence ATGAGCCTGCACGAGCGCCCGGATGGGGCCGCCGTGGGCGAGGCGATCCCGCACGAGAGCGCGGCCGGGCACGTCACCGGCACGGCGCTGTACACCGACGACCTGGGGGTACGCTTACAGAACCTCCTGCACGCCTGGCCGGTGCAGGCGCCGCACGCCCACGCGAGGATCCTGCGCCTCGACCCGGCCCCCGCCATGAGGGTTCCCGGCGTCGTCCGGGTGCTGAGCGCCGCCGACGTGCCCGGCGTGAATGACGCGGGCGTCAAGGGCGACGAACCGCTCTTTCCAGAGACGGTCAGGTACCACGGCCACGCGGTGGGCTGGGTGCTGGGCGAGTCGGAGGAGGCGGCGCGGCTGGGCGCGGCGGCGGTGGAGGTGGAGTACGGGCCGCTGCCGTCTGTCATCACCGTGCAGGAGGCCATCGCGGCGGGGGCGTTCCAGGGCGCCCGGTCCACCCTGCGGCGCGGCGACGTGGCGGTCGGCTTCGCGGGGGCGGCCCGCGTCTTCGAGGGCGAGTTCGAGATCGGCGGCCAGGAGCACTTCTACCTGGAGACGAACGCCGCGCTGGCGCACGTGGATGAGGCCGGGCAGGTCTTCATCCAGTCCAGCACGCAGCACCCGACCGAGACCCAGGAGATCACGGCGCACGTGCTGGGGGTGCCCAGTTCACACGTCACCGTGCAGTGCCTGCGGATGGGCGGGGGTTTTGGCGGCAAGGAGATGCAGCCCCACGGCTACGCGGCGGTCGCGGCGCTGGGCGCGGTGCTGACCGGGCGCCCGGTGCGGCTGAGACTCAACCGCACCCAGGATCTCACGATGACCGGCAAGCGCCACCCCTTCCACGCGGTCTGGAAGGCGGGCTTCGACGAGGACGGCCTCTTCCGCGCCCTGCAGGTCACGCTGACCTCCGACGGCGGCTGGAGCCTCGACCTCTCCGAGCCCGTGATGGCGCGGGCGCTGTGCCACATCGACAACGCGTATTTCATCCCGCATGTGGAGGCGCACGGGCGCATCGCGCAGACGAACAAGACCTCGCAGACGGCCTTCCGGGGCTTCGGCGGCCCGCAGGGAATGCTGGTCGTGGAGGACATCCTGGGCCGCGTGGCGCCGCTGCTGGGCGTGGAGGCCCACGAGCTGCGTCGGCGCAACTTCTACCAGCCCGGCGAGGCCACCCCCTACGGCCAGCCGGTGCGCCACGCCGAGCGCCTGCACGACCTCTGGGCCGGGCTGCTGGAGCGTAGCGGCTTCGAGGCCCGGCGGGCGGAGGTGGCCGCCTTCAACCGCGCTCATCCGCACACCAGGCGCGGCCTGGCCGTGACGCCGGTCAAGTTCGGGATCTCGTTCAACTTCACCGCCTACAACCAGGCGGGCGCGCTGGTGCACGTCTACAAGGACGGCTCGGTGCTGATCAACCACGGCGGCACCGAGATGGGCCAGGGGCTGCACACCAAGATGCTGCAGGTGGCGGCCACGGCGCTGGGCGTGCCGCTCTCCTCGGTGCGGCTGGCCCCGACCCGCACCGACAAGGTGCCCAACACGTCCGCCACCGCCGCGAGTTCCGGGGCCGACCTGAACGGCGGCGCGGTCAAGGACGCCTGCGACCAGATCCGGGCGCGGCTGGCCGAGGTCGCGGCCGGCACGCTGGGCGTCCACCCGGACGACGTGCGCTTCGCGGGCGGTCGGGTCTTCCCGCTCGGGCACCCGGAGCGTGGAATGAGCTTCCCGGAACTCGTCCACGACGCCTACCACCGCCGCACGCAGCTGTGGGCCGCCGGCTATTTCCGCACGCCAGGGCTGCACTGGGACAGAAGCGCCATGCAGGGCGAGCCCTTCAAGTACTTCTCCTACGGCGCCTCGGTCTCCGAGGTCGAGGTGGACGGCTTCACGGGCGCCTACCGCGTGCGCCGCGCCGACCTGATGCACGACGTGGGCGACAGCCTCTCGCCGCTGATCGACCTCGGGCAGGTCGAGGGCGGCTACCTTCAGGGCGTGGGCTGGCTGACCCTGGAGGAACTGCGCTGGGACGAGTCCCAGGGCCCCCAGCGGGGCCGACTGCTGACCCAGTCGGCCAGCACCTACAAGCTGCCGAGCTTCAGCGAGCTGCCGGACGAATTCAACGTGGCCCTGCTGGAGCGCGCCACCGAGACCGGCGTGGTCTACGGCTCCAAAGCGGTGGGCGAGCCGCCGCTGATGCTCGCCATCTCGGTGCGCGAGGCGCTGCGGGACGCCTGCGCGTCCTTCGGGCCGGCGGGCCGCAGCACCCTGCTGGGCAGCCCGGCCACCCCCGAGGCCGTGTACTGGGCGCTCGACGCCGCCCGGCAGGCACGCGGCGAGGCAGTGGCGGCGGATGACTAG
- a CDS encoding xanthine dehydrogenase small subunit, with translation MQSVTTPTPTITVNGQPREVRDAGVHTTLLHWLRAQGLTGCKEGCAEGECGACAVLVARPDDSGGTRLDSVNACLVALAALDGGEVVTAEGLGTPGQLHPAQRELAVRGGSQCGYCTPGFVVSMAAEYYRPDRVGGQHGVPNGFDLHALSGNLCRCTGYRPIQDAAYALDRPGAGDPLALRSRQPAPFPRPTVLHAADGAFYRPTTLQATLTLLAEHPDARVLAGGTDWGVEVNLRHARAPVTVAVDALPELRELIWTDESLLIGAGLNLSDLERRLAGRVPLLEQWFPQFSSRLIRNSATLGGNLGTASPIGDSPPALLALDASVVLVSLDGERELPLANYFAGYRQTVRQPGELIRAVRIPLPLSPLTAFHKVAKRRFDDISSVAVGYALDVHGGVVRRARIGLGGVAATPLRAHEAEAALEGQPWTEATVRAAARVLGRAGTPLSDLRASATYRAAMLEQSLLKFWHEAQGLEVGA, from the coding sequence ATGCAGAGCGTGACGACGCCCACCCCCACGATCACCGTGAACGGTCAGCCCCGCGAGGTGCGGGACGCGGGAGTCCACACGACCCTGCTGCACTGGCTGCGCGCCCAGGGCCTGACCGGCTGCAAGGAAGGCTGCGCCGAGGGGGAGTGCGGCGCCTGCGCGGTGCTGGTCGCCCGCCCGGACGACTCGGGCGGCACCCGCCTGGACTCCGTGAACGCGTGTCTGGTGGCGCTGGCCGCCCTGGACGGCGGCGAGGTCGTCACCGCCGAGGGGCTGGGCACGCCCGGGCAGCTCCACCCGGCGCAGCGCGAGCTGGCCGTGCGGGGCGGGTCGCAGTGCGGCTACTGCACGCCGGGTTTCGTGGTCAGCATGGCGGCCGAGTATTACCGCCCGGATCGCGTTGGCGGACAGCACGGCGTCCCCAACGGCTTCGACCTCCACGCCCTGAGCGGGAACCTGTGCCGCTGCACCGGCTACCGCCCCATTCAGGACGCGGCCTATGCGCTGGACAGGCCCGGGGCGGGCGACCCGCTGGCCCTCCGATCCAGGCAGCCCGCCCCGTTTCCTCGCCCGACCGTCCTCCATGCCGCCGATGGCGCCTTCTACCGGCCCACCACGCTGCAGGCGACCCTGACCCTGCTCGCCGAACATCCGGACGCCCGGGTGCTCGCGGGCGGCACCGACTGGGGCGTGGAGGTCAACCTGCGCCACGCCCGCGCGCCCGTGACAGTCGCGGTGGACGCCCTGCCCGAGCTGCGTGAACTGATCTGGACGGACGAGTCCCTTTTGATTGGCGCCGGGCTGAACCTGAGCGACCTGGAGCGGCGGCTCGCCGGACGGGTGCCCCTGCTGGAGCAGTGGTTCCCACAGTTCTCCAGCCGCCTGATCCGCAACTCGGCCACGCTGGGCGGCAACCTGGGCACCGCCTCGCCCATCGGGGACAGCCCGCCCGCGCTGCTGGCGCTCGACGCGAGCGTGGTCTTGGTAAGCCTGGACGGCGAACGCGAGCTGCCCCTGGCGAACTACTTCGCCGGCTACCGGCAGACCGTCCGCCAGCCGGGCGAGCTGATCCGGGCAGTGAGGATTCCGCTGCCGCTCTCGCCCCTCACCGCCTTTCACAAGGTCGCCAAACGCCGCTTCGACGACATCTCCTCGGTGGCGGTCGGCTACGCGCTGGACGTGCACGGTGGGGTGGTGCGGCGGGCGCGGATCGGGCTGGGCGGCGTGGCGGCCACGCCCCTGCGCGCGCACGAGGCCGAGGCCGCGCTGGAGGGTCAGCCGTGGACGGAGGCGACCGTCCGCGCCGCCGCCCGGGTGCTGGGGAGGGCAGGCACCCCGCTCTCCGACCTCCGCGCCAGCGCCACCTACCGCGCCGCCATGCTGGAGCAGAGCCTGCTGAAGTTCTGGCACGAGGCGCAGGGCCTGGAGGTGGGCGCATGA
- a CDS encoding FAD-binding dehydrogenase, translating to MDADIIVVGAGLAGLVAAAEAADAGRRVLLLDQEGEQNLGGQAFWSFGGLFLVDSPEQRRLGIHDSRELAGRDWDTTAGFDRPEDHWPRLWAQAYLDFAAGEKRAWLTAQGLRFFPMVGWAERGGQGAGGPGNSVPRFHITWGTGPGVVEPFVRRVRAHMAAGRIRLHGRHRVRGLTFTRGAVSGVHGEVLEASRLARGQASSRIPTGEFSFAAGAVVVTSGGIGGNHKLVRQNWPTERLGPAPDVMVSGVPRHVDGELQQTVHAAGARLINPDRMWHYTEGIRNWNPVWPAHGIRILPGPSSLWLSPGGRRLPPPHYPGFDTLGTLTHITRSGYPYTWLVLNRRVIKKEFTLSGSEQNPDLTGRDLRKVAGRMGKRVSPPVQAFLDKGADFVVRKTLDDLVRGMNELAGNEALDVEVVRREVRDRDLQAGLPFGKDMQMATIRGARAYLSERLIRVARPAPILDPAAGPLIAVRLNVLTRKTLGGLETDLHSRVLGEGGKPIPGLYAAGEVAGFGGGGMHGYRSLEGTFLGGCLFSGRIAGREAARATGG from the coding sequence ATGGACGCGGACATCATCGTGGTAGGTGCCGGACTGGCCGGCCTGGTCGCGGCGGCCGAGGCGGCCGATGCCGGACGCCGGGTGCTGCTGCTCGATCAGGAAGGCGAGCAGAACCTGGGCGGGCAGGCGTTCTGGTCGTTCGGGGGCCTGTTCCTGGTGGACAGCCCCGAACAGCGCCGCCTGGGCATCCACGACTCGCGCGAACTGGCGGGCCGCGACTGGGACACCACCGCCGGCTTCGACCGCCCCGAGGATCACTGGCCCCGGCTCTGGGCGCAGGCCTACCTGGATTTCGCGGCCGGCGAGAAGCGCGCGTGGCTCACGGCCCAGGGCCTGCGCTTCTTCCCCATGGTCGGCTGGGCCGAGCGCGGCGGGCAGGGGGCCGGCGGGCCGGGCAACTCGGTGCCGCGCTTCCACATCACCTGGGGCACCGGCCCCGGTGTGGTGGAGCCCTTCGTGCGGCGGGTGCGCGCCCACATGGCGGCCGGCCGGATCCGGCTGCATGGCCGCCACCGCGTCCGGGGCCTGACCTTCACGCGCGGCGCGGTCAGCGGGGTGCACGGCGAGGTGCTGGAGGCGTCGCGGCTGGCGCGCGGGCAGGCCAGCTCGCGCATTCCCACCGGCGAGTTCAGTTTTGCGGCCGGGGCGGTGGTCGTGACCTCCGGCGGCATCGGCGGCAACCATAAGCTGGTGCGGCAGAACTGGCCCACCGAGCGCCTGGGCCCCGCCCCGGACGTCATGGTCTCCGGCGTGCCCCGGCACGTCGACGGCGAGCTGCAGCAGACGGTTCACGCGGCGGGCGCGCGGCTGATCAACCCCGACCGCATGTGGCACTACACCGAAGGCATCCGCAACTGGAACCCGGTCTGGCCCGCTCACGGCATCCGCATCCTGCCGGGGCCGAGTTCGCTGTGGCTCTCGCCCGGTGGCCGGCGCCTGCCCCCGCCCCACTACCCGGGCTTCGACACCCTGGGCACGCTGACCCACATCACCCGCAGCGGCTACCCGTATACGTGGTTGGTGCTCAACCGGAGGGTCATCAAGAAGGAGTTCACGCTCAGCGGCAGCGAGCAGAACCCGGATCTGACGGGGCGCGACCTGCGCAAGGTCGCCGGACGGATGGGCAAGCGAGTGTCACCCCCCGTGCAGGCCTTCCTGGACAAGGGCGCCGATTTCGTGGTGCGAAAGACGCTGGACGACCTCGTGCGCGGCATGAACGAGCTGGCCGGCAACGAGGCGCTGGACGTCGAGGTGGTGCGCCGCGAGGTGCGCGACCGCGACCTCCAGGCCGGGCTGCCCTTCGGCAAGGACATGCAGATGGCGACCATCCGGGGCGCGCGGGCCTACCTCAGCGAGCGGCTGATCCGCGTCGCCAGGCCCGCGCCGATCCTCGACCCGGCGGCCGGGCCCCTCATCGCCGTGAGGCTGAATGTCCTGACCCGCAAGACCCTGGGCGGCCTGGAGACCGACCTGCACTCGCGCGTCCTGGGCGAGGGCGGCAAGCCGATTCCGGGCCTCTACGCGGCGGGCGAGGTCGCGGGCTTCGGCGGCGGCGGGATGCACGGCTACCGCTCGCTGGAGGGCACCTTCCTGGGCGGCTGCCTGTTCTCCGGGCGGATCGCCGGGCGCGAGGCGGCGCGGGCGACCGGGGGCTGA
- a CDS encoding plastocyanin/azurin family copper-binding protein — protein sequence MDKRLIIGTLTGLGLLAACMPSMAQTTTPAAAPAAQAVAKPTEITMKLNEWTMGMDMPDMKVKGAVTFNLENVGKFPHTLAIRGKIGDKDIMISSAVLKAGEKTSLTVTLPAGTYTTYCPVGKHEAQGMKADLVVE from the coding sequence ATGGATAAGCGGTTGATCATCGGTACCCTCACTGGTCTGGGCCTGCTGGCGGCGTGCATGCCCTCGATGGCGCAGACGACGACCCCCGCCGCCGCGCCGGCCGCCCAGGCGGTCGCCAAGCCCACAGAGATCACCATGAAGCTCAACGAATGGACGATGGGCATGGACATGCCGGACATGAAGGTCAAGGGCGCCGTGACCTTCAATCTGGAAAACGTCGGGAAATTCCCCCACACCCTGGCGATCCGCGGCAAGATCGGCGACAAGGACATCATGATCTCCTCGGCCGTCCTGAAAGCGGGCGAGAAGACCAGCCTGACCGTCACCCTCCCGGCCGGCACCTACACGACCTATTGCCCGGTCGGCAAGCATGAAGCTCAGGGCATGAAGGCTGATCTGGTCGTCGAGTAG
- a CDS encoding CHAD domain-containing protein: MSSFKKTAKTLGTIWPALETGDPEAVHQARKLTRKAQAELRIASAPKRVRRAWRELRRAVAPVRDRDAAGEHLVAALTRLGVPRKEVTAFQTAWAAGRERQFSAITLPAQPGSVKRPKRWRARARRVLARDARALQQEALRVLATGDPEPWHDWRKHLKRYRYTLGLIGAAPKALLEVLEHLGRMQDAQVVAELLTRETWLPQYREALLNAEAGASRQAQAHIRAGWPALAEHLQAQTTPADDLK; this comes from the coding sequence ATGAGCAGCTTCAAGAAGACGGCAAAGACCCTGGGGACGATCTGGCCCGCGCTGGAAACGGGAGACCCGGAAGCGGTTCACCAGGCCCGCAAGCTGACCCGCAAGGCGCAGGCGGAACTCCGGATCGCCAGCGCCCCGAAACGTGTTCGCCGGGCCTGGCGGGAGCTGCGCCGCGCCGTGGCCCCTGTGCGTGACCGCGATGCGGCCGGAGAGCATCTGGTAGCGGCCCTGACCCGGCTCGGCGTGCCCAGGAAGGAGGTGACAGCCTTCCAGACCGCGTGGGCGGCTGGCCGGGAGCGCCAGTTCTCGGCCATCACCCTGCCAGCGCAGCCCGGGTCGGTGAAACGTCCGAAGCGCTGGAGGGCGCGGGCGCGCAGGGTTCTGGCCAGGGACGCGCGAGCTCTGCAACAAGAAGCGCTCCGGGTGCTGGCGACAGGCGACCCGGAGCCATGGCACGACTGGCGCAAGCACCTCAAACGGTACCGCTACACGCTGGGGTTGATCGGCGCCGCCCCGAAGGCGTTGCTGGAGGTGCTGGAGCACCTGGGCCGGATGCAGGATGCCCAGGTGGTCGCAGAACTCCTGACCAGGGAGACCTGGCTGCCGCAGTACCGGGAGGCCCTGCTGAACGCGGAGGCCGGGGCCAGTCGCCAGGCCCAGGCCCACATCCGGGCAGGATGGCCCGCCCTGGCCGAGCATCTGCAGGCCCAGACGACTCCGGCCGATGATCTGAAGTAG
- the xdhC gene encoding xanthine dehydrogenase accessory protein XdhC yields the protein MTWRHALNALYASGTPGVLVTLAAVRGHAPREAGSKMVVSASETWDSVGGGNLEATAVERARALLATGAAAPELLTLRLTDRAANDHGRQCCGGEVTLLLEPLATTRPHVAVFGVGHVGLELARVLARQPLHLHLIDSRTAPLTPERLSPLADAVATVHVHHSPIPEMTLHDLPAGASVVILTHDHAEDAALCDAALRRPELGFIGLIGSAAKWARFQTQLRAEGHPPEALARITTPIGLPELFGGPGRKQPALIALAVAAQLMSLLGRAQHVLSPISERTP from the coding sequence ATGACCTGGCGACATGCTCTCAACGCGCTCTACGCCTCCGGGACGCCGGGCGTGCTGGTCACGCTCGCCGCCGTGCGCGGGCACGCGCCGCGCGAGGCCGGATCGAAGATGGTCGTGTCGGCCTCGGAGACCTGGGACTCGGTGGGCGGGGGCAATCTGGAGGCGACCGCCGTGGAGCGGGCCCGCGCCCTGCTCGCCACCGGGGCCGCCGCGCCCGAGCTGCTCACCCTGCGCCTGACCGACCGCGCCGCCAATGACCACGGCCGCCAGTGCTGCGGCGGCGAGGTCACGCTGCTGCTGGAGCCCCTGGCGACCACGCGCCCGCACGTCGCGGTCTTCGGGGTCGGTCATGTCGGGCTGGAACTGGCGCGGGTGCTGGCGCGGCAGCCCCTGCACCTGCACCTGATCGACTCGCGCACCGCGCCCCTCACGCCGGAGCGGCTCTCTCCCCTGGCAGACGCGGTGGCGACCGTCCACGTCCACCACTCGCCCATCCCGGAGATGACGCTGCACGACCTGCCGGCTGGCGCCTCGGTCGTGATCCTGACCCACGACCATGCCGAGGACGCCGCCCTGTGCGACGCCGCGCTCAGACGGCCGGAGCTGGGCTTCATCGGCCTGATCGGCTCGGCCGCCAAGTGGGCGCGCTTCCAGACGCAGCTGCGGGCGGAGGGCCACCCGCCGGAGGCGCTGGCCCGCATCACCACGCCCATCGGCCTCCCCGAGCTGTTCGGGGGGCCCGGGCGCAAGCAGCCGGCCCTGATCGCGCTCGCGGTGGCGGCGCAGCTGATGTCGCTGCTGGGGCGCGCACAGCACGTTTTATCCCCGATCTCTGAAAGGACACCTTGA
- a CDS encoding metal ABC transporter solute-binding protein, Zn/Mn family gives MQPKLLALLAFTALASAAGASERAKVDALSPARLDGGKVRVTTTVNMISDLVRQIGGARVQVTGLMGPGVDPHLYKASARDVRALQEAHLIVYGGLHLEGKMVDLLERHPRAVAVTDAMPRAQLLTPPGGFAGVAGLQDPHVWFDVPLWKHTTTLVRDALTRVDPAGRQVYANNAAAYGKQLDALHGRVTALMNRVPKDKRVLVTAHDAFSYFGRRYGVEVRGIQGISTVAEAGTRDIQDLSEFLATRRIPAVFIESSVPKRTVEAVVQATRARGWNLKIGGELYSDAAGEPGTRAGTYIGMIEHNARTISDALLGRPAGNR, from the coding sequence ATGCAGCCTAAACTCCTCGCTCTCCTCGCCTTCACCGCCCTCGCCTCCGCCGCCGGGGCCAGCGAGCGGGCCAAGGTCGATGCCCTCTCCCCGGCGCGGCTGGACGGTGGGAAAGTCAGGGTCACCACGACCGTCAACATGATCAGTGATCTGGTGCGGCAGATCGGCGGCGCGCGCGTGCAGGTCACCGGCCTGATGGGGCCTGGCGTCGACCCCCACCTGTACAAGGCCAGCGCCCGGGACGTCCGCGCCCTGCAGGAGGCCCACCTGATCGTCTACGGCGGCCTCCACCTGGAGGGCAAGATGGTCGATCTGCTGGAGCGCCACCCCCGGGCCGTCGCGGTCACGGACGCCATGCCCCGGGCCCAGCTCCTCACCCCGCCCGGCGGCTTTGCCGGCGTGGCCGGCCTGCAGGATCCGCACGTGTGGTTCGACGTGCCGCTCTGGAAGCACACCACCACCCTCGTGCGCGACGCCCTCACCCGCGTCGATCCGGCCGGCCGACAGGTCTACGCGAACAATGCCGCGGCCTACGGAAAGCAGCTCGATGCCCTGCACGGCCGCGTCACCGCGCTGATGAACCGCGTCCCGAAAGACAAACGCGTGCTCGTGACGGCGCACGACGCCTTCAGCTACTTCGGACGGCGCTACGGGGTGGAGGTGCGCGGTATCCAGGGCATCTCCACGGTGGCGGAGGCCGGCACCCGGGACATCCAGGATCTGTCCGAGTTCCTCGCCACCCGCAGGATTCCGGCCGTGTTCATCGAGAGCAGCGTTCCCAAACGCACCGTGGAGGCCGTGGTGCAGGCCACCCGGGCGCGTGGCTGGAACCTGAAGATCGGCGGCGAGCTGTACTCCGACGCCGCCGGCGAGCCGGGCACCCGGGCCGGCACCTATATCGGCATGATCGAGCACAACGCAAGGACCATCAGCGACGCGCTGCTCGGCCGCCCGGCGGGGAACCGATGA
- the guaD gene encoding guanine deaminase gives MTLPSPTATLYRATVLHTPDSPFLKADALQVQSDGGLLVESGVIRASGSYGDVRAAWPDATVTDLRGGLLLPGFIDTHVHYPQVRVIGGLGLPLLDWLGQCALPEEVRLSGDSYARGVARDFLGGLISAGTTTALVFGAHFQGAMHAFFEEAARRGLRAVSGLVVSDRLLRDELHTTPQRAYDEGKALIERWHGVGRALYAVTPRFSLSASEGILDACGALMREFPDVRFTSHINENGREIEVVRELFPSARDYLDTYERAGLVGRRSVLAHNVHPSDRELGVMADHRCTAAHCPCSNSALGSGFFPLRRHLDAGVPVSLGSDVGGGTGFSLLKEGLQAHFMQNLMGAEGVALSPAHLLYLATRAGAQALDLQDLTGDFSVGRQFDAVHLQPAPGTTLDTVFRHADSPERALAAAFATGTPADVARVWIGGDEVHRRG, from the coding sequence TTGACCCTGCCCTCCCCCACCGCCACCCTCTACCGCGCCACCGTCCTGCACACGCCCGACAGCCCCTTTCTCAAGGCCGACGCCCTGCAGGTTCAGTCCGACGGCGGGCTGCTGGTCGAGAGCGGCGTCATCCGTGCCTCCGGCTCCTACGGCGACGTGAGGGCGGCCTGGCCGGACGCCACCGTGACCGACCTGCGCGGCGGACTGCTGCTGCCGGGCTTTATCGACACGCACGTGCATTACCCGCAGGTGCGCGTGATCGGCGGGCTGGGCCTGCCGCTGCTCGACTGGCTGGGTCAGTGCGCGCTGCCCGAGGAGGTGCGCCTCTCGGGCGACAGTTACGCCCGCGGCGTGGCCCGCGACTTCCTGGGCGGCCTGATCTCGGCCGGCACGACCACCGCGCTGGTGTTCGGCGCGCACTTCCAGGGCGCCATGCACGCCTTCTTTGAAGAGGCCGCCCGCCGGGGCCTGCGCGCCGTGTCGGGGCTGGTGGTGAGCGACCGCCTGCTGAGAGACGAACTGCACACCACGCCCCAGCGCGCCTACGACGAGGGCAAGGCCCTGATCGAGCGCTGGCACGGGGTCGGGCGCGCTCTGTACGCGGTGACGCCGCGCTTCAGCCTCTCGGCCTCAGAGGGCATTCTGGACGCCTGCGGCGCGCTGATGCGCGAGTTCCCGGACGTGCGCTTCACCAGCCACATCAACGAGAACGGGCGCGAGATCGAGGTCGTGCGGGAGCTGTTTCCCTCCGCCCGCGACTATCTCGACACCTACGAGCGGGCCGGGCTGGTGGGGCGGCGCTCGGTGCTGGCGCACAACGTCCATCCATCTGACCGGGAGCTGGGCGTGATGGCCGACCACCGCTGCACGGCCGCCCACTGTCCCTGCAGCAACTCGGCGCTGGGCAGCGGCTTCTTCCCGCTGCGGCGGCATCTGGACGCGGGCGTGCCCGTCTCGCTGGGCTCCGATGTCGGCGGGGGCACCGGCTTCTCGCTGCTCAAGGAGGGGCTGCAGGCCCACTTCATGCAAAACCTGATGGGCGCGGAAGGCGTGGCGCTCTCCCCCGCCCACCTGCTGTACCTCGCCACCCGCGCGGGGGCGCAGGCCCTGGATCTGCAGGATCTCACCGGCGATTTCAGCGTGGGCCGGCAGTTCGACGCCGTGCACCTGCAGCCGGCCCCCGGCACGACGCTGGACACTGTGTTCCGACACGCGGACAGTCCCGAGCGCGCCCTGGCCGCCGCCTTCGCCACCGGCACCCCCGCCGACGTGGCCCGCGTGTGGATCGGCGGCGACGAGGTGCACCGCCGGGGGTGA